In the genome of Deinococcus gobiensis I-0, the window GGTGTGATTGTGGTGGCCGCAACTGGGAACGATGGTGGATTGCCCTATTCCCCAGCCAATCTGCCTGGAGTGATCGCAGTCACCAGCGTCAATGGGCCGGTCACGACCTACCAGCCGACCTATGCCAACCGCGGACCTGGAACCCGGATCGCAGCGTATGGCGGGGATCTCAATGCTGACCAGAACCAGGACGGCGAGCGGGACGGCATTCTGTCGACAGACATTACCAGTGCAGGTGCGCCCGGATATGCCCTGCGCAACGGAACGAGCATGGCCGCGCCGCAGGTCAGCGGTATCGCTGCTCTCCTGTTGGCACAGGGTACGCCGGCCCATCAGGTCAAGGCGCTTCTGGAGGGCCAGGCGACAGATCTTGGTGTTTCCGGGATGGACCTCACCACGGGTTGGGGACTGGTCAATGCGCGGCCTCTCCAGGGTGAAGTGGGCATGATCGCAGCTGCTTTGGACGAAAAAGGCCGCGTCATCACCTATGTCCGCCCTGAACAAGGACAGTTCACACTTAACAGTCTTCCTCCCAATACATCCATCACGGTAATTGCTGGCATGGATCGGGAGGGCAACGGTGTGATCGGCGAAGCCGGAGAACTGTTCGGTACCGTCAAGACCACCACTTCAACTGCCGGACAGATCAGCAAGGCCGCGATCACTCTTCAGCCCACAGACGGCAGGTCTGCGGTCGCACTCAACAAGTAAAGGAAATTTATGGCTCTTGCTTTCCGGCGTCATCTCCTCGGCATCACGGCTTTCCTGGCACTGACACCTCTGGGGTATGCGCAAAGTGCGGCGGCCAGTACGGTCAGTACGCCGTCACGCTCCATCGCTCAGGTCACTGTTATTCGCGCAGGCGACAATATCGTCATTCAGTCAAACGAGCAGATTCGTTATCAGACCGATCCGCTGACCCGTAAACTCATCTTGCCAGACGCTGTAATCAACGGCGGCGCCGCCCTACCGGACGGTGTGACCTGGTCGCGTCAGGACGGCTCTATCCAGTTTGTCATTCCAGACGGAACCACATACGCCTTGAGCCCCGACGGCAGAAACCTGATTCTGACCCCTCCGGGTCGCCAGGCAGTCAGTCCTATTCCCACAGACGAGCGTTCGCCCATCATTTATCCCTTGAGCTTTGCGGAGCCCAACCTTATCGCCGGCCTGATTCAAAGCATCTACCCTGGAACGCGCGTGGTGGTTGATGCACGCCAGCGTACCCTCATCATCGTTGCCAACCCGGCAGACCGGGGACTGATGCTGGATCTTCTCAAGGGCCTCGATACCAGTCGGCCACAGATTCAGTTTGAAGCGGAAATTCTTGAGGTCAACCGGGACACGACCGACAGCCTGGGAATTCAGTACGACAGCATTTTCACCTTCAGACTGACGGAAGGAGAAGGCTTGAGCCTGGCCAAACTGGGCTCTCTGGGCCGAAGTCCACTGAGCCTGAGCATCGGCGTCAACCTCCTCAAGACCAATGGGGCTGCCCGGGTACTGGCCCGACCACGCATCACAACGATCGATGGGCTGGAAGCGCGCATCAACAGCACACAGACCACGCCTGTGGTGACATCCAACAGCAGTGGTGGCACGAGCGTCCAGAGCATCACGACAGGGATCACGCTTCGGATGACTCCAAAAGTCGCGCCAGATGGCACAGTGGAAACCAATCTAACCATTAGTGTGAGCGTCCCGACAGGGACCACGAGCCAGGGTGTCCCCCAGTTCAGTACCCGGGAGGCCTCAACCACTGTTCGTGTGAGGAATGGAGAACCTATTGCGATCGGCGGTCTAATGGAAGACCGCGTCGTGAAGGGCGAACAGAAGGTACCCATCCTGGGCGATATCCCTGTTCTGGGTAAGCTCTTTACCACCACCAGAACAGACACGCGGCGGAGCGATTTGATTATCGTGGTGACCCCGAGGCTCGTCATGAGCGCCAACGAATCGTTGCCGAGTCTGGCCCCGACAAGTGCGGACCTCCCCTCGAGAACCCAGAGTGGACAGGGCGCTGGAAGCTCTGGCTCGTCGGTGCCAGCACCATCGCAGCCCATTCCTAACCGGCCCTGATCTACGTACCAACGCGCTATTGAGCACGGTCAAAGCACGCACCAGCCCTTTTAGGGTGTCGCGCGCTGTGGAGCTCAGTTCCGGATTCGCCCGAGTCTACGACCAGCCCTGACTTACGCCGTTTTCAATGACAAGGCGCGTGAGCCACACAGCTCCATCACGGTGTCCAGCCTGAAAGTGGACTGCATCGTTTGAATCCAGGGGATCGCGACAGGTCCCAACGCATACATGTACATTCAGGGTGCTTGTAGAGTGACGAACTGAACATGACCAATGCGGCGCCGCTTCTCGACTTGGCTCAGATCTTCGGCCCCGCGCTTCCTCCAGGGCTGAGTATCGAGGTGGATGGAGTGCGGTGCCTGATTCGGAGGCCGTGGTCGCGGACCATGCCTACCCCGACGAACTTGAACCCTCTTTCTGGACTCAATTTAGATTGCCGTCGCAGATGCTGTGGGGGAGCATTGGCCTAAGCTGTGTGGTCTGTCGTTGCGGTACGAAGTCCACGCCTCCGAACGTCGACCACGAATTCGGTTCCTGCTTATCGAACAGTGACCCCTCCTGCGAGCGTATAGGGAGCAGGCACATCAAAAGTTTTCTACCTCCGCCGCGACATCGTTACGTCTCACAGCGACGTAGCGGCGCGTCGTGTCGACCGACGAGTGCCCAAGGAAGAGACTCACCCGGGTGAAATCGCCGGTCGCTTCGTAGAGCATCGTGCCCGACGTTTTGCGGGCCGCGTGGAAGCCCCGGAAGCGCCCCGCCAGGCCCGCGCGCTCGAAGGTGCGGCGCATCTGCCGGGCGGCCGTGTTGTAGGAGAGGCCGGGGAAGTAGGGCCCCGGCGGGAGAGCGAGGAGCGCTTCGCGGACGCGGCGACCGAGGGGAACGAGCCGGACCTTACCCCCCTTCCCCGTCACGCTGAGCTCGTTCCCTGTCTGATCCCAGCTGTGGGCGGCGAGCGCTTCGCTCACCCGGAGGCCGGAGTGGGCACAGAGCAGGAGCAGGGCCCGAAGTTGGGGCGTGCAGTACGGGAGAACCTGTTCGATCTCCTC includes:
- a CDS encoding type II secretion system protein GspD, which encodes MALAFRRHLLGITAFLALTPLGYAQSAAASTVSTPSRSIAQVTVIRAGDNIVIQSNEQIRYQTDPLTRKLILPDAVINGGAALPDGVTWSRQDGSIQFVIPDGTTYALSPDGRNLILTPPGRQAVSPIPTDERSPIIYPLSFAEPNLIAGLIQSIYPGTRVVVDARQRTLIIVANPADRGLMLDLLKGLDTSRPQIQFEAEILEVNRDTTDSLGIQYDSIFTFRLTEGEGLSLAKLGSLGRSPLSLSIGVNLLKTNGAARVLARPRITTIDGLEARINSTQTTPVVTSNSSGGTSVQSITTGITLRMTPKVAPDGTVETNLTISVSVPTGTTSQGVPQFSTREASTTVRVRNGEPIAIGGLMEDRVVKGEQKVPILGDIPVLGKLFTTTRTDTRRSDLIIVVTPRLVMSANESLPSLAPTSADLPSRTQSGQGAGSSGSSVPAPSQPIPNRP